One Ostrea edulis chromosome 2, xbOstEdul1.1, whole genome shotgun sequence genomic region harbors:
- the LOC125682006 gene encoding sphingomyelin synthase-related protein 1-like has translation MEVPPRRWDCEKVGQWLTDNGFQKYRQVFEERKIDGETLCGLTENSLKGEPFNITVPSDVQILSASIQRLKKDVDAIVINNIQFQKLFPYKAHEALEMEDSENSFDSDRELLSKTDDNQNNVFYKRFHSDLRKAVLAVLYGMLSHFMTSVAIVNAQEKLPDKKRYPPLPDIYLDNFAVIPWAYKVSESVIISLLVLLGLIFVFHKHRLVVLRRTVVIAGSIYLLRCVCVSVTNLPMPEQHYDCDRMVFQDSWSKMRRIMEVYSGMGMKMGGMKTCGDYMFSGHTITITTATLIAIEYTPRRYRLLHVALWLYCFSGMWAILASHGHYTLDVVVSFYITSRIFMYYQTFASNLSLMRRDRKRMRLWFPVFYFFEKDTCGTIKNEYECPIPSFESIRNFIKENRVDFCLKQYTSFRHS, from the exons ATGGAGGTGCCGCCACGCCGCTGGGATTGTGAAAAGGTGGGGCAATGGTTAACGGACAATGGCTTCCAAAAATACCGGCAGGTATTCGAGGAGAGGAAGATCGACGGAGAGACCCTCTGCGGATTGACGGAGAACTCTCTAAAGGGGGAACCCTTTAACATAACTGTGCCTAGTGATGTTCAAATTCTCAGTGCCAGCATTCAGCGACTGAAGAAAGACGTTGATGCAATAGTTATCAACAACATTCAGTTTCAGAAACTCTTCCCTTACAAGGCCCACGAGGCGCTAGAAATGGAGGATTCGGAGAACAGTTTCGACAGCGACCGAGAACTCTTAAGTAAAACTGATGACAACCAAAACAATGTATTCTATAAGCGATTTCATTCAGACCTACGCAAAGCAGTGCTGGCGGTTCTGTACGGCATGTTAAGCCATTTCATGACTTCTGTCGCCATTGTGAACGCTCAGGAGAAACTTCCGGACAAGAAACGTTATCCGCCACTTCCGGACATCTATCTGGATAATTTCGCCGTCATTCCATGGGCCTATAAGGTCTCCGAGAGCGTAATCATTAGTCTGTTAGTGCTCTTAGGATTGATCTTCGTCTTCCATAAACACAG ATTGGTGGTCCTCCGCCGCACTGTAGTCATTGCTGGTAGTATATATCTCCTACGCTGTGTATGTGTGTCTGTCACGAACCTTCCCATGCCGGAACAGCATTATGACTGTGACAGAATG GTGTTCCAAGACTCCTGGAGTAAGATGAGAAGAATTATGGAGGTGTATTCAGGCATGGGCATGAAGATGGGAGGGATGAAAACCTGTGGTGATTACATGTTTAGCGGCCATACCATCACCATCACCACGGCAACCCTTATCGCCATTGAAT ATACCCCTAGACGATACCGTCTCCTCCACGTGGCCCTGTGGTTGTACTGCTTCTCCGGGATGTGGGCCATTCTCGCCTCCCACGGACACTACACGCTAGATGTCGTGGTATCTTTCTACATTACGTCACGGATCTTCATGTACTACCAGACCTTCGCCTCTAATCTTTCACTAATGAGGAGAGACCGGAAGCGGATGAGACTCTGGTTTCCGGTCTTTTATTTTTTCGAAAAGGACACGTGCGGAACGATTAAAAACGAGTATGAGTGTCCGATACCTAGTTTTGAATCCATTAGAAATTTCATCAAGGAAAACCGGGTAGACTTCTGTTTGAAACAATACACGTCATTTCGTCATTCCTGA